From the genome of Ignavibacteriales bacterium, one region includes:
- a CDS encoding PIG-L family deacetylase, protein MDKSFRKIFFYILLTSLSFSLKSNAQPEKIKNGSEIQLALEKLNVLGSVLYIGAHPDDENTGLMAYLSKGKKYRTAYLSLTRGDGGQNLIGSEKGSEIGILRTQELLQARVIDGGEQFFTRAIDFGYSKTPEESLEIWGKENVLSDIVWVIRKFKPDIIITRFPPDGNGGHGHHTASAQLAKEAFTAAADPKKFPEQLKYVQPWQTKRIFWNNFRPTQDEVKNLLNVDIGEYNPLLGKSYAEIAAESRSMHKSQGFGVSAFRGSRKEYFTFVDGENLNKDLFDGIITSWNRIKNGATIEHKLESIIKSFNPAEPSESLGKLIDLYTELSKFENNYWVDVKKEELLKIIQPCAGLWMEAVASDYSAAPGDEVNIKTTLVARLSNNLKVEKIEFPSIPTNSVVNGKLEINQPFSIESKIKIPESYPISQPYWSVNKPSKGLFSVSDQKMIGLAENPPSIPVKIYLNYDGTILNFTIPLFYRWNDRVEGELNRPFEIRPPVTANTKDQVFIFPDEKEEEVEIKLKNNTFKVGGEIHFITSANWKVTPSAIPFSFNNKYDEQTVTVKITPPPNSDEAQLKIELVIDGKKYNKSLVEISHPHIKRQIYLPDDDIKLVRLDVKKFDSKIGYVMGSGDEVFDCLTNMGYDVTLLGDNLLEQNNLLRFDAIVVGIRAYNTRERLKYDQPRLMKYVQDGGTLIVQYNVPSGLQTENIGPYPFKLSNDRITVEESPVTFVNPNHQLLNFPNKITLNDFDGWIQERGLYFANQWDSKYETIISGHDPNEKDLTGGMLFARYGKGIFIFSGYAWFRQLPAGVPGAYRIFANMISAGKYDAHSSK, encoded by the coding sequence ATGGATAAATCCTTCAGGAAAATCTTCTTTTACATACTACTTACATCACTCTCTTTTTCATTAAAATCAAACGCACAACCGGAAAAAATAAAGAATGGTTCGGAAATTCAACTTGCACTTGAAAAACTAAACGTTCTCGGCAGTGTATTGTATATAGGAGCCCATCCAGATGATGAGAATACCGGTTTAATGGCATATCTCTCAAAAGGGAAAAAATATCGAACCGCATATTTATCTCTCACTCGCGGTGACGGCGGACAAAATTTAATCGGTTCCGAAAAAGGAAGTGAAATCGGTATTCTTAGAACGCAGGAATTATTGCAAGCCCGGGTTATCGATGGGGGTGAACAATTTTTTACACGTGCAATTGATTTCGGATATTCCAAAACTCCGGAAGAATCTTTAGAAATCTGGGGCAAAGAAAATGTTCTTTCAGATATTGTCTGGGTGATAAGAAAATTCAAACCGGATATAATAATTACACGTTTTCCACCGGATGGAAACGGAGGGCATGGTCATCATACTGCTTCTGCGCAACTCGCTAAAGAAGCATTCACTGCTGCGGCAGATCCTAAAAAATTTCCCGAACAATTAAAATATGTTCAGCCATGGCAGACAAAAAGAATATTCTGGAATAATTTTAGACCGACTCAGGATGAAGTAAAAAATTTGTTGAATGTAGATATCGGCGAATATAATCCCTTACTTGGAAAATCTTATGCCGAAATTGCCGCAGAAAGCAGATCAATGCACAAAAGTCAAGGGTTTGGAGTTTCGGCTTTTCGAGGATCGAGAAAAGAATATTTTACATTTGTCGATGGAGAAAATCTTAATAAAGATCTCTTTGATGGGATAATAACTTCCTGGAATAGAATTAAAAATGGTGCAACTATTGAACATAAATTAGAATCGATTATAAAATCTTTCAATCCGGCTGAACCCTCAGAATCATTGGGTAAGTTGATCGATCTTTATACAGAATTAAGTAAGTTTGAAAATAATTATTGGGTTGACGTTAAAAAGGAAGAACTTCTTAAGATCATCCAACCATGTGCGGGGTTATGGATGGAGGCTGTTGCTTCCGATTATTCTGCCGCACCGGGAGATGAAGTAAATATTAAAACTACTCTTGTTGCGCGATTATCAAATAATTTAAAAGTTGAGAAAATTGAATTTCCTTCGATACCCACTAATTCTGTTGTGAACGGTAAGTTGGAAATTAATCAACCATTTAGTATCGAAAGCAAAATAAAAATTCCGGAATCATATCCGATCTCTCAACCATATTGGTCGGTAAATAAACCTTCTAAAGGATTGTTCTCCGTCTCTGATCAGAAGATGATCGGCTTAGCGGAAAATCCTCCATCGATACCGGTTAAGATATATCTCAATTATGATGGAACAATTTTAAATTTTACAATTCCTCTTTTCTATAGATGGAATGACCGTGTTGAAGGTGAACTTAACCGCCCGTTTGAAATTCGTCCGCCCGTAACAGCTAATACTAAAGATCAAGTATTTATTTTTCCGGATGAAAAAGAGGAAGAAGTAGAGATTAAATTGAAGAATAATACTTTCAAAGTCGGAGGAGAAATTCATTTTATAACAAGCGCCAATTGGAAAGTTACACCTTCGGCAATTCCTTTTTCATTTAATAATAAATATGATGAACAAACAGTAACGGTTAAAATTACTCCCCCGCCAAATTCCGATGAAGCTCAACTTAAAATCGAATTAGTTATAGACGGGAAAAAATATAACAAATCATTGGTAGAAATTTCACACCCGCATATTAAGCGGCAAATCTATTTACCCGATGATGACATCAAACTTGTTCGGCTTGACGTAAAAAAATTCGACAGTAAGATAGGCTACGTAATGGGCTCGGGCGACGAAGTTTTCGATTGCCTTACTAATATGGGTTATGATGTTACCCTGCTTGGTGATAATTTACTTGAGCAGAATAACCTTTTGCGTTTCGATGCCATTGTAGTCGGTATAAGAGCATACAATACGCGTGAACGCCTGAAATATGATCAACCGAGATTAATGAAATATGTTCAGGACGGCGGGACATTAATTGTACAATACAATGTACCATCAGGATTGCAGACGGAGAATATCGGTCCTTATCCATTTAAACTTTCTAATGATCGAATTACTGTTGAAGAATCACCGGTAACTTTCGTGAATCCCAATCATCAGCTTTTGAACTTTCCGAATAAAATTACTCTGAATGATTTTGATGGCTGGATTCAGGAAAGAGGATTATATTTTGCTAACCAGTGGGACAGCAAATATGAAACAATAATATCAGGGCACGATCCGAATGAAAAAGATTTAACTGGCGGAATGCTTTTTGCCCGTTACGGAAAAGGAATTTTTATTTTTTCTGGATATGCATGGTTTCGTCAATTGCCGGCTGGAGTTCCCGGTGCATATAGAATTTTTGCTAATATGATTTCTGCAGGTAAGTACGATGCACACTCATCAAAATAA
- a CDS encoding DUF2911 domain-containing protein, whose product MKIKVTLAAVLSFLILISSFTLAQQNNKPRASLKAGVSQRIGIDTDIKIDYSRPGVKGREIWGKLVPYGMTPGDNYSKGKPYPWRGGANENTTIEFSKNVLVEGSKLPAGKYGVHFIPGEKEWTVIFSKNNSNWGSFTYDEKDDALRVTVNSVKAPFQEWLEYGFDNLEATSTTAYLYWAELKVPFKISVAD is encoded by the coding sequence ATGAAAATAAAAGTTACACTAGCCGCAGTATTATCTTTTCTGATACTGATTTCATCTTTTACTCTTGCACAACAGAATAATAAACCCCGCGCAAGTTTAAAAGCCGGAGTCTCCCAGAGAATCGGAATTGATACAGATATTAAAATTGATTACAGCAGACCCGGCGTAAAAGGAAGAGAAATTTGGGGAAAACTTGTTCCATATGGAATGACACCCGGCGATAATTATTCAAAAGGGAAACCCTATCCATGGCGCGGAGGCGCAAATGAAAATACCACAATCGAATTCAGTAAAAATGTTTTAGTGGAAGGGAGTAAATTACCCGCCGGCAAATACGGTGTTCATTTTATTCCCGGAGAAAAGGAATGGACAGTTATATTCAGCAAAAACAACTCGAACTGGGGTAGTTTTACATATGACGAAAAAGATGATGCTCTTAGAGTTACAGTTAATTCGGTAAAAGCTCCGTTCCAGGAATGGTTGGAATATGGGTTTGATAATCTAGAGGCTACATCAACTACAGCTTATCTTTATTGGGCTGAATTAAAAGTACCGTTCAAAATTTCTGTTGCGGATTGA
- a CDS encoding TetR/AcrR family transcriptional regulator codes for MISEKLPKEKENAIIDAARKRFAHYGFSKVTMEEIASDVEMGKASLYYYFPTKEDLFRGVILQEQNELKKNIERILEKQKSASEKLHEYVEQRMIFFKVLINLGTLSVHSYFDIKSVFKKLFLDFEKVELDLIKKIIDEGKLKNEFNSGLPEDAALIFLHVLQGLRCRVLRWAKGQSLDDETHINLQKEMKAATDFFIYGIEKK; via the coding sequence TTGATATCTGAAAAGCTTCCAAAAGAGAAAGAAAACGCCATAATTGATGCAGCTAGAAAGAGATTTGCACATTACGGCTTTTCAAAAGTGACAATGGAGGAGATTGCTAGTGATGTAGAGATGGGCAAGGCTTCACTGTACTATTATTTTCCGACCAAGGAAGATCTTTTCCGTGGAGTAATCTTACAGGAACAAAACGAGCTTAAAAAAAATATTGAACGGATACTGGAAAAACAGAAATCTGCGTCGGAAAAACTTCATGAATATGTTGAACAAAGAATGATTTTTTTCAAAGTCTTAATCAACCTCGGTACTCTAAGTGTTCACTCTTATTTTGATATCAAATCGGTCTTTAAAAAATTGTTTTTGGATTTTGAAAAGGTCGAGCTGGATTTAATTAAAAAAATTATTGATGAAGGAAAGTTGAAAAATGAATTCAATTCCGGCTTACCTGAAGATGCCGCATTAATCTTTCTGCATGTATTGCAAGGGCTGAGATGCCGGGTTCTTCGTTGGGCGAAGGGGCAGAGTCTTGATGATGAGACACATATAAATTTGCAGAAAGAAATGAAAGCTGCGACTGATTTTTTTATTTATGGTATTGAGAAAAAGTAA
- a CDS encoding HlyD family secretion protein gives MAQSEDLKDKIKLESKEALLDNEKDESIDDVPLFKKKRMIIPLLLLLTAAAVGGYFWYMNMQDFVSTDDAYVAANSLSISTKMLGRINFLGTDEGDTVKTGQVLVKLDDGDFRAQEVSAKAGLGLVKNNIPLAQVNLNRAQNDFNRGETEYKSKIITKEQYDHLYGAFEAAKAEFNIELSKIPSAKSQIGVIESQLSNTIIKSPMEGVVAKRWVLTGDVVQPGQPIFTIYDLKNLWITANLEETKLTHIRVGEPVEIDVDAYPDVKFYGKVIDIGNYTASEFSLIPPNNASGNFTKVTQRVPVKISIDIANENKTVLRPGMSVEVSVKVK, from the coding sequence ATGGCACAAAGCGAAGATCTAAAAGATAAAATTAAGTTGGAATCAAAAGAAGCCCTTCTTGACAATGAAAAAGATGAAAGCATAGATGACGTTCCATTGTTTAAGAAGAAACGTATGATTATTCCTCTTCTTCTCTTGTTAACTGCCGCTGCGGTTGGCGGATATTTTTGGTATATGAATATGCAAGATTTCGTTTCTACAGACGATGCCTATGTAGCTGCTAACAGTTTATCAATAAGTACCAAAATGCTTGGAAGAATTAATTTTCTTGGGACAGATGAAGGCGATACTGTAAAGACCGGACAGGTTCTTGTAAAGCTGGATGACGGTGATTTCCGCGCGCAGGAAGTATCGGCAAAAGCCGGATTGGGACTGGTAAAGAATAACATACCACTCGCTCAAGTAAATTTAAACCGTGCTCAAAATGATTTTAACCGCGGCGAAACCGAATATAAAAGCAAAATAATTACTAAAGAACAATACGATCATTTGTATGGTGCATTCGAAGCGGCGAAAGCAGAATTTAACATTGAACTTTCAAAAATTCCAAGCGCTAAAAGCCAAATCGGTGTAATTGAATCTCAATTAAGCAACACAATAATTAAATCTCCAATGGAAGGTGTTGTAGCAAAGCGTTGGGTGCTTACTGGAGATGTAGTTCAGCCCGGTCAACCAATATTTACAATCTATGATTTAAAAAATTTATGGATTACCGCAAATCTTGAAGAGACAAAGCTTACGCATATTCGGGTGGGTGAACCGGTAGAAATTGATGTCGATGCTTATCCGGATGTAAAATTTTACGGTAAAGTTATTGACATTGGAAATTATACTGCATCTGAGTTTTCTTTAATTCCTCCAAACAATGCTTCTGGAAATTTTACAAAAGTTACACAGCGAGTTCCTGTAAAAATTTCAATTGACATTGCTAATGAAAATAAAACTGTATTAAGACCTGGTATGTCTGTGGAAGTATCTGTGAAAGTGAAATAA